The sequence TGGCCCAACATCGAGCGGGCCCTGGAATGGATCGATCGCTACGGCGACAGCGACGGCGACGGTTTCGTGGAATACTCCCGGCACAGCGCCAATGGCCTGGTGCAGCAGGGCTGGAAGGATTCCACCGATTCCGTGTTCCATGCCGATGGCTCCCTGGCCCAAGGGCCCATCGCCCTGTGCGAGGTGCAAGGCTATGTGTACATGGCCAAGCGCTTGGCGGCGGAACTGGCGGACATGCAGGGCTTCAAGGAGCAGGCCCAGCGTTTGCTGAGGGAAGCGGAAACCTTGAAACGGCGCTTCAATGAGGCCTTCTGGGTCGAATCCCTGGGAACCTACGCCTTGGCCTTGGATGGCGACAAACGCCCCTGCCAGGTGCGCACCTCCAATGCCGGTCACGCGCTGTTCACGGGTATCGCCGACCCGGACCGCGCCGAGCGGGTGGTGGAGGCGCTGGTGGGCAAGGAGTCCTTCACAGGCTGGGGGGTGCGCACGGTGGCCGAGAGCGAGGCCCGCTACAATCCCATGTCCTATCACAACGGCACCGTCTGGCCCCACGACAACGCCATTCTGGCGGCGGGCATGGCCCGCTATGGCTTCAAGTACGAAGCCATGATCCTGTTGGACGGGCTGTTCGAGTCCAGCATCTTTCTGGAACTGCGTCGGCTCCCCGAGCTGTTCTGCGGCTTCCCGCGGTTACCCGGCCAGGGTCCCACCCTGTATCCGGTGGCGTGCTCGCCCCAGGCCTGGGCCAGCGGGGCGGTGTTTCAGCTGATTCAAGCCTGTCTCGGGGTCACTTTCGCCCCGGAAAAACCGCAGATCCGCTTTTCCCATCCCCGGCTTCCCCGGTACATCGAGTGGATGCGCATCGAGGACCTGCGCTTCGGCGATCAGACCATCGATTTAATGCTGCGCCGTCACGCCAATGATGTGGCCATCAACGTGGAGCGGAAGGAAGGCGATATCGAGGTGGCGATCGTGGTGTAGAGCCACCTTCAGGCGGTGGCTAGGCAGGGCTCCGCTTCGGACTGCCAAGCCCCGAAGCGGTAGTTCTTGGCGAGGCAGTGGTCCAGCCAGCGGGCCAGGAAATAGTTCAGCGACCACTTGTAGTCCAAGACCGCGCGGGCTTGTTCTTTTTTCAAGGCGTCGAGGACAAAGGGTCGGCAATGGTCGCTGAGCGCCTCGGCGGTTTTGGAATCCAGGCAGATGCGGATCTTCAGGGCGGGCTCCCGCGACCGCCCGTGTTCCGGGGCGAAATCGTGGCTGAGTTCCAGGAGCAGGGTATAGCGCGACCGTTCCAGCAGCCGAAGGTACAGCGGCGGCCGGCCCATCGTGCGGGCGGTGGCGACCGCGCCGGCCCGGGACAAGTCGGGCAACAAATCGAGCAACTTGCGGTAGTTGGACTCGCAGACCTTTTGCAGCCAAAAAGATTTTTCAACGGGACAGAACACGCTCATCTGGCAATCGCAACCTCTAGCACGATTCGGTGTAACTGGCACAGGCATTGGCGGTTTCCCACAGGGTCACGCTGCACACGGCAAAACCCCGAGCTTTCAGATGGCGGAAGATCGTTTTCGCCAGGAACTCGGCGGTCGGATGTTCCTCCAGGGCCATGAACCGCTCGCCCGCCGCTTCGAGCAGCGGCACCAAAGGATCATTCCGGTGCAGCAGGAGATTGTGATCCAATTCACCTTCGATGTATTCGGAGGCGGCCGCGGCGAGCTCGGCGAAGTCTAAGACCATACCGCGTCGGTCCAGCTCCGTCGCGCCTACGGTGATGGCCACCTTGACGCTGTGCCCGTGGATGTGCCGGCATTTGCCCGCATGGTTCAGCAGGCGGTGACCGTAGCAAAAGTAAACTTCCTTAGTAATAGTGAACATGATGGATCAAGGGAAAGTTTACGCGAAGCCGCGCGGAGGTGGGGCTTAACCGCTTTTGATGCCCTTGATCGCGCCGCCGATGGCGTAGCCCTCTTCGGCCGGTTCGCAGCGCACCACTTCGATGTACGCGACTAAGGGAGGCATGATCCGGCTCTCGGAAGCGAGGTGGATCTCCGCCGCCCGCCCCGGCTCTAACGGGACCGGCCCTTGGAACAGGATGCCAGAGCCGCTGAGATTAAGGCACCGGCCCTCGTGCGGGGCGCCGTTTCCCACCAACCCGTAACGGACCTTGCAGATCGCCGGGGTGCGGATGAAATGGCGTCTTTCCGGGTATTCCACCTGTGAGCTCTCCGGCACGGTTACCGTCTATTGTAAACGAACTCTATAGGACCCGTGGGTCCGCCGGCCCCTCGGCCCTTGACGCCGTTTGGCAGCGGGGCGGGTTTGTGCCATAGTGCGGCCGACCCTACTCCGCCCTTAGCGAGCCTGGGCCGTCCGGCGGGGTTCCCCAGCATTCAGAGCGACGATCCGAACACCTATGACCAGCAAATCCGTTGTCTTGACCGGCATCACCACCACCGGGACGCCGCATCTCGGCAATTATGTCGGCGCCATCCGCCCGGCCATCGAAGCCAGCCGTCGCCACGACGTGGCGCCCTTTTACTTCCTGGCCGATTACCACGCCCTCATCAAATGCCAGGACCCGGAGCGGGTGCGGCAATCCACCCTGGAAATCGCCGCCACCTGGTTGGCCCTCGGGCTGGATACCGAGAACGCGGTGTTCTACCGCCAATCGGACATACCGGAGATCACCGAACTGGCGTGGATCCTCAGCTGCGTCACTGCCAAGGGTCTGATGAACCGGGCCCATGCCTACAAGGCGGCGGTGCAGGCCAATGAGGAGTCCGGGGAGGCGGATCCGGACAAGGGCGTCACCATGGGCCTTTTTAATTACCCCATCCTGATGGCGGCGGACATCCTCCTGTTCAACGCTCAGCAGGTGCCAGTCGGCAAGGACCAGATCCAGCACCTGGAGATGGCGCGGGATATCGCCGGCCGCTTCAACCACCTCTACGGCGAGCACTTCGTGTTGCCCGAGGCGGTGGTCAGCGAGGAAACCGCTACCCTGGCCGGCCTCGACGGGCGCAAGATGAGTAAGAGCTACGACAATACCATTCCGATCTTCCTGCCGGACAAGCAGCTGCGCAAGCTGATCCTGAAGATCAAGACCAATTCCCTGGAGCCCGGCGTGCCGAAGGATCCCGACACCTGTACCCTGTACGGCATCTACCGGGCCTTCGCCTCTAAAGAGGAAACCGCCGCCATCCGCCGCCGTTACCAGGAGGGCATCGCCTGGGGCGAGATGAAGAATATCCTGTTCGAGTACCTGAACAACCACTTCAGAGCCGCCCGGGAACGCTATTACGCCCTCTTAGAATCGCCGGAGAAGATCGAGGCGGTGCTCCAGGAGGGGGCGGCGCGGGCCCGGGAGCACAGCGTGCCGTTTATGAAGAAAATCCGCTCCAGCGTCGGGATCCGCCCCCTCCACCGCCCATGATCCGGGCTCGGCGGGTCGGTCCGGAGCGGGGGCCTGGGACGGATGCCGGGCGGCAGGCGCGAGGCCCTGGGCGGGGCGGTCGCCGTCTGCCTGCTGCTCGGCTGTGCCCTGGCCGTGCCGGAGAATCCCTATGCCGGGCAGGAGCCCGCCCGGCCAGTCTGGGTAGTCACCTCCGGTTGGCACACCGGGCTCGCGGTGCGGCGTTCCGACATTCCCGCCGGGCTGTTGCCGGAAAGCGCCGACTTCCCTGGGGCAACCTACCTGGAAATCGGCTGGGGCGACCGGGATTACTATCAAGCCCGGGAACCGGACCTGTCGCTGACCCTCGATGCCGGCCTGTTGCCCGGGCCGAGCGTGCTGCTGGTGGCGGGACTCAAGGGGCCGCCCGCGGGCTATTTCGGGCCGGGGGACACGGTGCGCCTCGACCTGCCGGAGGCGCCTTTTCGTCGCCTCTTGACCTACCTCCATGACAGCTTCGTTCGGAACGGCGTACCGCGGGCCCCGCCCATCGCCCCCGGCCTGTCCGGAACCAGCCGCTTTTACGCGGCCCAGGGCCGGTTCCATGTGTTCAACAACTGCAACGTCTGGACCGCCCGGGCACTCCGGGCGGCTGGGCTGCCGGCGGTACCGGCCGCGGCGGTGACGGCGGGCGGGTTACGTAGCCAGGTGCAACGCTGGGGCACGGTGGAGCCGGTTCCGCCCTGAGTCCTGGCGGTGCTTTCGGGGCGGGGCGGCCAGCGTTGTAAAATAGGCTTCCCGGCCTTCCGCCGTCACGCCCCAGCGGATCGAGTGTGCGAGAAACAGCCATGCATGTCGTTGTCATCGGTTCCGGCGTCGCTGGTACCACTTTCGCCGAGGAATTCCGGAAAGCGCGCCCGGATGCCCAAATCACCCTGGTGACCCGGGAGCGCCACGGCCATTACGCGCGACCCATGCTGTCCCATGGCTTTTCCCGGGAGGACGTGGAGACCAAGATCATGCTCCGCACCTTCGATGAACTGCAGGCGGCCGGCATCGCGGTCCAGGCCGGCACCGAGGTCGAGGCCGTGGAGCGGAGCGCCAAGACCGTGCGCTGCCGGGCTGGCGGCTCGGCATTCACGCTGGGCTACGATACGCTGGTGCTCGCGCCCGGTTCGGAAGCCTTCATTCCGCCGCCCTTCCAAGCCGCTCGGGACTTGTTCCAGGTGGTGAACAGCCTGGACGATCTTCTGGCCCTGCGCCGCCTGCGGGCGGAGCTCATGGATCAGGGCCGGGTTCCCCGCTGGGCGGTGGTGGGGGGCGGGTTGATCGGCTGCGAAGCGGCCTCGGACCTCGCCAAGGCTGGCGATCGGGTGGTGTTGTTCCATGCCCTGCCCAGGCTCATGGAGCGGCAGTTGGTGGAGGAGGATTCGGCGACCCTGCTCCAGGTGCTGGAGGCCCAGGGCATCCAGGTGCGGCTCAGCGCTGCCGTGACCGGCTTCGAAAAGACCGGCCCGAGCTTGACGGTGCACCTGGTGAGTGGCAGCGAAACGGGGTTCGACGGCATCATCGTGGCGTGTGGGTTCAAGCCCCGCACTGAGCTGGCGGAAAAGGCGGGCTTACCGGTGAACCGCGGCATTCGGGTGGACGCCTTCCTCAGGACCGAGGACCCCGCCATCTACGCCCTTGGCGATGCGGCGGAATGCCCCGACGGCCGTTTGTATGCTTATATCATGCCGATCCGCCACCAGGCCGCCTGGCTGGCCCAATTCCTGGCCGGGGCCACCACCGACCCCTGGCAACCGCCGGCTTTCAAGCCTCGGGCCAAGGTCCATGGCTTCCTGGCCGCGCACCCGTACCTGTTCTGATTGACGCCCGCCACCGCCCCGAACGCTTCCGGGCCGGGAGGGCGCGCCGTACCCGGGGATGGGCTACGCTTCCAAGGGCGAGCGCCGACGCCCCCATGATCACCCGACCTGAACGCGATGCCGCGGGGGTCGCCCTGCGATCCTGCCGGCGGTCCCTTTACCGTCCCGGCCGCCTAGCCCGCCATACGGGCATCCTGCTGGTCGGCCTGGGGGTGCGCACCGCGGCCCAGGGCCTGCTGTTCATCCTCCTGGCCCAGGCCCTAGGTGCGCGCGGGTACGGGGAATTCGTGGCGGCCCTGGCGGTGGCGACCCTGTTCGCGCCCTTGGTAGGGTGCGGCGCCACCGCCCTGATGGTGCGCGCGACCGCCCGCCGGTCGGAGTCCTTCCCGGTGGAGTTCGGCCGGGGCTTAAAGCTGATCGGCCTGACCGGCGTGCCGTTGGTAGGGGTAGTGCTGGGCGCCGCCCCCTGGGCCTTGGGTCCGACCTGTTCCTGGGGCATTCTGGTGCCGGTCACCGTGGCGGAATTGCTGTGCGCCCCGCTGGTGGAGTTTGGCGGCGGCGCCTTTCAGGCGCTGGAGCGTCCGGTACGGGCAGCGATCCTGTTCAGCGCACTGGCGGTCCTGCGCCTGGGCGGGCTCCTGGTCCTGCTGGACCAGGGGGCGCCCCTCCGGCCGGAAGCCTGGGCGGTATGGCACCTGGCCGCCAGCGCCCTGGCCGCGGCCTGGGCCATGCGGTCCGCCGCCGGGCTGGGCCGGCCCCGCTGGAGCGGCGGTTTGCGGCGGGCGGCGCAGGAGGGTTTCTTTTTCGCCCTGGGGGGTGCATCCCACCGCGCCCAGGCCGACCTCGACAAGGCGATCCTGGCGCGCTTCGACGGTGCCGGGGCGACGGGGGTCTATTCCGCCGCCTACCGCTTCGCCGATCTTGCGACG is a genomic window of Candidatus Methylocalor cossyra containing:
- a CDS encoding DUF1249 domain-containing protein; amino-acid sequence: MSVFCPVEKSFWLQKVCESNYRKLLDLLPDLSRAGAVATARTMGRPPLYLRLLERSRYTLLLELSHDFAPEHGRSREPALKIRICLDSKTAEALSDHCRPFVLDALKKEQARAVLDYKWSLNYFLARWLDHCLAKNYRFGAWQSEAEPCLATA
- a CDS encoding 6-pyruvoyl trahydropterin synthase family protein, with the protein product MFTITKEVYFCYGHRLLNHAGKCRHIHGHSVKVAITVGATELDRRGMVLDFAELAAAASEYIEGELDHNLLLHRNDPLVPLLEAAGERFMALEEHPTAEFLAKTIFRHLKARGFAVCSVTLWETANACASYTESC
- a CDS encoding PilZ domain-containing protein, with amino-acid sequence MEYPERRHFIRTPAICKVRYGLVGNGAPHEGRCLNLSGSGILFQGPVPLEPGRAAEIHLASESRIMPPLVAYIEVVRCEPAEEGYAIGGAIKGIKSG
- a CDS encoding tryptophan--tRNA ligase, whose protein sequence is MTSKSVVLTGITTTGTPHLGNYVGAIRPAIEASRRHDVAPFYFLADYHALIKCQDPERVRQSTLEIAATWLALGLDTENAVFYRQSDIPEITELAWILSCVTAKGLMNRAHAYKAAVQANEESGEADPDKGVTMGLFNYPILMAADILLFNAQQVPVGKDQIQHLEMARDIAGRFNHLYGEHFVLPEAVVSEETATLAGLDGRKMSKSYDNTIPIFLPDKQLRKLILKIKTNSLEPGVPKDPDTCTLYGIYRAFASKEETAAIRRRYQEGIAWGEMKNILFEYLNNHFRAARERYYALLESPEKIEAVLQEGAARAREHSVPFMKKIRSSVGIRPLHRP
- a CDS encoding DUF2459 domain-containing protein — encoded protein: MPGGRREALGGAVAVCLLLGCALAVPENPYAGQEPARPVWVVTSGWHTGLAVRRSDIPAGLLPESADFPGATYLEIGWGDRDYYQAREPDLSLTLDAGLLPGPSVLLVAGLKGPPAGYFGPGDTVRLDLPEAPFRRLLTYLHDSFVRNGVPRAPPIAPGLSGTSRFYAAQGRFHVFNNCNVWTARALRAAGLPAVPAAAVTAGGLRSQVQRWGTVEPVPP
- a CDS encoding NAD(P)/FAD-dependent oxidoreductase, with amino-acid sequence MHVVVIGSGVAGTTFAEEFRKARPDAQITLVTRERHGHYARPMLSHGFSREDVETKIMLRTFDELQAAGIAVQAGTEVEAVERSAKTVRCRAGGSAFTLGYDTLVLAPGSEAFIPPPFQAARDLFQVVNSLDDLLALRRLRAELMDQGRVPRWAVVGGGLIGCEAASDLAKAGDRVVLFHALPRLMERQLVEEDSATLLQVLEAQGIQVRLSAAVTGFEKTGPSLTVHLVSGSETGFDGIIVACGFKPRTELAEKAGLPVNRGIRVDAFLRTEDPAIYALGDAAECPDGRLYAYIMPIRHQAAWLAQFLAGATTDPWQPPAFKPRAKVHGFLAAHPYLF
- a CDS encoding lipopolysaccharide biosynthesis protein → MITRPERDAAGVALRSCRRSLYRPGRLARHTGILLVGLGVRTAAQGLLFILLAQALGARGYGEFVAALAVATLFAPLVGCGATALMVRATARRSESFPVEFGRGLKLIGLTGVPLVGVVLGAAPWALGPTCSWGILVPVTVAELLCAPLVEFGGGAFQALERPVRAAILFSALAVLRLGGLLVLLDQGAPLRPEAWAVWHLAASALAAAWAMRSAAGLGRPRWSGGLRRAAQEGFFFALGGASHRAQADLDKAILARFDGAGATGVYSAAYRFADLATLPVQALLAASLARFFRVGEGGTRASLRYAVGLLPVPVAYALLAGLTLALGADFLPRLLGPSFAGAAEVVRWLAPLPLVTLLRSFLATVAGASDRQRLNGIVHGLGATCNAGLNLLWIPLWGWRGAVLATFASEGLMILLLLRDAGRR